A genome region from Alkalimarinus coralli includes the following:
- a CDS encoding pilus assembly protein, translated as MMKRYNRLFTTAISFALSLGTSISAVQAAELSLSTVPLFVKDGVDPNLIVTLDDSGSMAFAYVPDALGGEVDIDIDGDGTTNYGYFLPKSRQFKSSSRNPMYYDPNTVYLAPKKADGSAYTTSFTKAWRNGFVPNTSGNGLNHSSNFLDLSNNYHVSGRTKPSGKGSLGSVKWSSTTSSSWRAPHPWQEFGDHNGTTDDPIVSKNKQSSGVHAYYYVYNENSNNCNKTKEDDDCYDYVKVDDYNSTNNKQNFANWYSFYRTRVLATASASSLAFQTVSEDVRVAWQNLHKCNGFDTSCRDWRNSSSYQVDSRIRTFTGNHKTDFFQWLQYAPASGGTPLRNAIDRAGDLIKTDDINSPYAKNPGVTKDPMYECRGSFHIAMTDGLWNGSTPSGYGDYDSSGTKETPGGCTGNDCKNGYKAKYPKKTYTPMSPFKDNTKDSSGNAVTVSDSVADIILKQWMEDAQPDIPDQVPTFIKEPNDDEDIEFWNPKNDPAEWQHMTTYTVGFGLTTSLTDPNFTTEGTFGGDYDAIVAGTKFWPKVSDNSANNPYDLWHGAINGRGEFFGVDDPNSLVSAFQSIIAGIQERDASAAAVALDSGIANGLDYAYHAQFFASDWSGDLRAFQLLPPYFTASSTVSWSAQAQLNTRTASRNIKMADSSGALVDFKYSNMTASQKALMSIDVSGNTDTKGSDRVEFIRGDKSKEGSDFRDRGGKLLGDIIHSSPVYVGPPTRFGYDELENITVDPYATPAVIPANSYHQFKATHASRTPLVFVGANDGMLHAFDATTGDETFAFVPTEVIPKLRLLTNKGYSHQYYVDGSSTVADVYDGTKWRTILVGTLRSGGKSVFALDVTTPNNIQLLWEFTDADLGFTYSKPVVSRLHNGKWGVLVGNGYNSTNQKAVMYVLDAVSGSVIKKMDTGAGSSAQPNGLAVPSPVDINGDLIIDYVYAGDLHGNVWRFDLIDTSLDPAIHEDSDPLAKRPRENAAADKWSIGYGGTPLFTAKDDLTPATPQPITTNIIATPHSSGTGIIVMFGTGKYLEASDAAADTAHVQSYYGIWDRYILGEQTTSSTLTTITRSNLHKQSMKAAVTEDYTYTEYDASGNATGTVSTSSTTREVTQDDVAWFDYSTSPATLNKQGWYIDFIEGTTDRGELLATDSVLVGGQAVFATTIPNANPCDAGVDRWVWALDAQTGGRTNVPAFDLNNDNQINELDKDSDKVVNSSYETEGFGAVSAVGDRIYLNMEKTIESPISR; from the coding sequence ATGATGAAACGATATAATAGACTTTTCACAACAGCCATTTCATTTGCGCTGTCGCTAGGCACAAGTATTTCAGCCGTGCAGGCCGCCGAGCTTTCACTCAGCACTGTCCCCCTGTTTGTCAAAGACGGTGTTGACCCTAACCTCATCGTAACACTCGATGACTCAGGCAGTATGGCATTTGCTTATGTGCCGGACGCGCTAGGAGGAGAAGTCGATATTGATATTGATGGTGATGGCACGACAAACTACGGCTATTTCTTGCCTAAGTCACGCCAATTCAAGTCGTCTTCGCGAAACCCTATGTACTACGACCCCAATACGGTATACCTGGCTCCTAAGAAGGCGGATGGTTCAGCATATACCACATCATTTACGAAAGCGTGGAGAAACGGCTTTGTCCCGAATACCAGCGGCAACGGACTTAATCATTCCTCAAACTTCTTAGACTTATCGAACAATTATCATGTATCGGGGCGCACAAAGCCGTCAGGGAAAGGTAGTTTAGGCAGTGTAAAGTGGAGCAGCACCACTAGCAGTTCATGGAGAGCACCTCACCCATGGCAAGAGTTTGGTGACCATAACGGGACGACTGACGACCCTATAGTCAGTAAAAATAAACAAAGCTCAGGCGTACATGCTTATTACTATGTATATAACGAGAACAGCAATAATTGCAACAAAACCAAAGAGGATGATGATTGCTACGACTATGTAAAAGTTGATGATTATAACTCCACCAACAATAAACAAAATTTCGCTAACTGGTATTCGTTCTATCGCACCCGTGTATTAGCCACGGCCAGTGCCTCTAGCCTAGCCTTTCAAACGGTGTCTGAAGATGTGCGTGTCGCATGGCAAAATCTGCACAAATGCAATGGGTTTGATACAAGCTGCCGAGATTGGCGAAACAGTAGCAGCTATCAAGTTGACAGTAGAATAAGAACATTTACAGGAAACCATAAAACTGATTTTTTCCAGTGGCTACAATATGCCCCAGCCAGCGGAGGCACGCCTCTTCGAAACGCCATCGATAGAGCTGGCGACCTCATTAAAACAGATGATATAAATAGCCCTTACGCCAAAAACCCTGGGGTAACCAAAGACCCCATGTATGAGTGCCGAGGCTCGTTTCATATTGCGATGACAGACGGACTCTGGAATGGCAGCACACCAAGTGGTTACGGTGATTATGATAGCTCCGGAACTAAAGAAACCCCTGGAGGGTGCACGGGTAACGACTGCAAAAACGGATACAAAGCAAAATATCCGAAGAAAACCTATACACCTATGTCCCCGTTCAAAGACAATACGAAAGACAGCTCAGGCAACGCGGTAACGGTTTCAGATAGTGTTGCAGACATCATACTTAAACAGTGGATGGAAGACGCTCAACCCGATATTCCTGACCAAGTACCGACGTTTATCAAGGAGCCAAACGATGATGAGGATATAGAGTTCTGGAACCCTAAAAACGACCCTGCCGAATGGCAGCACATGACAACCTACACTGTTGGCTTTGGTTTAACTACGTCTCTTACAGATCCAAACTTCACAACCGAAGGTACTTTTGGCGGTGACTACGACGCCATTGTAGCGGGCACCAAATTTTGGCCTAAAGTTTCCGACAATAGCGCAAACAACCCTTACGATCTGTGGCATGGAGCCATCAATGGACGAGGTGAATTCTTCGGCGTTGATGACCCTAATAGCCTTGTTAGTGCCTTCCAAAGTATTATTGCAGGCATTCAAGAGCGTGACGCCTCTGCTGCGGCAGTTGCTCTAGACTCAGGTATCGCCAACGGTCTTGATTATGCCTACCATGCGCAGTTCTTCGCTAGTGACTGGTCTGGTGACCTTCGGGCATTTCAACTACTTCCGCCCTACTTTACCGCATCAAGCACTGTATCCTGGAGCGCGCAAGCTCAGCTTAACACGCGCACAGCAAGCCGTAATATAAAAATGGCTGACAGCAGTGGTGCATTAGTTGACTTTAAATACAGCAATATGACCGCATCCCAAAAAGCCTTAATGAGTATTGATGTTTCAGGCAACACTGACACTAAAGGCTCAGACAGAGTGGAGTTCATCCGTGGGGATAAATCAAAAGAAGGTTCTGATTTTCGTGATAGGGGTGGCAAGCTATTAGGCGATATTATTCACTCGTCACCTGTTTATGTGGGTCCGCCTACACGGTTCGGCTACGATGAGCTAGAAAATATAACCGTAGACCCTTATGCAACACCGGCCGTGATACCTGCCAATAGCTACCATCAGTTTAAGGCTACTCATGCAAGCAGAACCCCTCTAGTCTTTGTGGGCGCAAACGACGGCATGCTACATGCGTTCGATGCCACAACAGGCGATGAGACATTTGCATTCGTACCTACTGAGGTTATTCCAAAGTTACGCTTACTAACGAACAAAGGATATAGCCACCAGTATTATGTAGATGGCAGCAGCACCGTTGCTGATGTTTATGATGGCACTAAGTGGCGCACTATATTAGTGGGAACCCTTCGCAGTGGAGGAAAGTCTGTATTTGCTTTAGATGTGACAACCCCCAATAACATCCAATTACTCTGGGAGTTCACCGATGCTGATTTAGGATTTACATATAGTAAACCCGTTGTATCACGCCTGCACAATGGTAAATGGGGAGTACTTGTTGGAAATGGCTACAACAGCACTAACCAGAAAGCCGTTATGTATGTGCTTGATGCCGTTAGCGGTAGTGTAATAAAGAAAATGGACACTGGAGCAGGCTCATCAGCACAACCGAATGGTTTAGCCGTTCCTTCTCCTGTCGATATAAACGGAGATTTGATCATTGATTACGTCTACGCAGGAGACTTACACGGCAATGTCTGGCGCTTTGACCTTATTGACACATCACTAGACCCTGCAATACACGAAGACTCAGACCCCCTCGCTAAACGACCTAGAGAAAATGCTGCAGCCGACAAATGGTCCATAGGGTATGGCGGCACTCCCCTGTTCACCGCTAAGGACGATCTAACTCCTGCCACACCTCAACCCATTACAACAAACATCATTGCAACCCCTCATAGCTCAGGCACCGGAATCATCGTCATGTTTGGCACCGGAAAGTACCTGGAAGCTAGCGACGCAGCGGCAGATACCGCACATGTGCAAAGTTATTACGGTATTTGGGATCGTTATATACTCGGTGAGCAAACAACATCGAGTACTTTGACAACGATTACCCGCTCTAACCTACACAAACAATCAATGAAAGCAGCCGTAACAGAGGACTACACTTATACCGAATATGACGCAAGCGGCAATGCAACGGGTACAGTAAGCACTTCAAGCACAACAAGAGAAGTGACTCAAGATGATGTTGCTTGGTTTGATTACTCTACCAGCCCTGCCACATTAAATAAGCAGGGCTGGTACATTGATTTTATAGAAGGCACGACTGACCGGGGTGAGCTCCTCGCGACAGACTCTGTATTGGTGGGAGGGCAGGCCGTTTTTGCCACAACAATTCCAAATGCCAACCCATGTGATGCAGGCGTTGACCGCTGGGTCTGGGCGCTTGATGCTCAGACAGGCGGGCGTACTAATGTACCCGCTTTCGACTTAAATAACGATAACCAGATTAACGAGCTTGATAAGGACTCTGACAAAGTGGTTAATAGCTCTTATGAAACGGAAGGATTTGGAGCAGTTTCTGCAGTTGGTGATCGTATCTACCTAAACATGGAAAAAACTATCGAGTCACCCATAAGTCGCTAG